GTGCTCGCTGCGCGACGCGGTGTCCGGCTTCTCCACGGTCTACAACTACACGCTGGGCTTCACCCTCGAGGAGCAGGCGGTGCACCCCATGCCGGGCGAGCGCGACCCGGCCTACGACCTGGAGCAGCGGGCCCAGCGCATCGACGGTGAGCGGCTACCTCTCGCACGCGCGGCGGGCGCGGAGCTGTTCACGAGATTCGATGACCGCTTCGAGCGGGGCCTGAAGCTCATCCTCCGCGGAATCGGGGTGGGCCTGTCGGCCTCCTCCTAGTCCGCTCCCGAGGGCTTGGACGTCGGCTCGAGCCAGGGCTTCACCCGATGAAGATACTGGCGATCTCCTCGGGTTTCACCTCGTCGAGGGCTTCGAGGATGAAATCGATACGTTCCAGGAGTGCAGCCTTCCCGCGATCGACCGACAGTGCGGCGCGTAACTGTCGGATCTCATCGACCACCATGGGCAGGTCTTCCACGTCCACGGGGCTTCCGGTGCGGAACAGCGGTAACCATTTGAGGCCGAGATTCCTCGCCATGGGGACCCACTCGGTGCTGTACACCCCCTGGGTGGCCACCGGGATATAGAGTTCCTCCCGGTCTGGTGCCTTGAACTCAATGAGGATCGCCACGGACATCAGGAGTCTCCGCAATCAATGTCCCGCGGTCGCCCAGTCGGGGAGAGGCGGCAGGAGCAGGTTGACACCAAAACGTATCTCGAACATCCATCCCAAGTGATTCGCACGGAGAGTATTGAGCGCCTGCGCCACGGCTGTGCGCAGTGCTGGCGTGTCACCATCAATGCGGAACTGGATGCGCCGGAAGCCTCGAATCTCCGCGAGGGCTGGCACCTGGGCCGAGCCATTCACTGTCGATCGAGTCCTGACCGCATCGTGGAGAAGGGACTGGATACGCTTCTCGGTCTTGGCTCGAATCTGCTTTTCGGCCCACTCGGCCGGGGTCTGTTGGACCTGGCCCGTGCGTGGATTCTCGCGATGGAGCTCCCGGGTCGCCTTGTATTCGATGAACAGCTTGCTGTTCATGTCGACGCCATCGAACTCCCCGTTGGGCTTCTCCTTTCCCTTGGAGGTTTGCTCGACGAGTTCCACTCCCCGGTAGAAGCGGCCCAGGACATCCCGGGGACGTCCGCCACGCTTTTCCCGAAAGGCATCGAGGCGCTCGTTGAACCATTCCGCCATCCGGGCCTCGCCGATGGCGCGGCCGGTTGCGGTTCCGCGCAGCGTCCTCACCATCCAAATCACACCGCGAGAAGCCGCTAGCATGAACAGCCCTTCGATGAGGGCGCTCAGCAGGAGCGCGACGGCCTCGGCGAACTCCCGTGCGGCATGCTCGAGCGCGGCCGCGTTCCCACGGGCATTCCACACGATCCCGATGAACTTGACGAACGCCGCGCTCACATTCCAGAGGGATTCGGCAGCCCACTGCAACAACATCGCGAGCCCCAGCCATTCGAGGATGATGAGACCGATTTCGAACCCGGCGGCCGCGCCTGGTGCCACGCCGACGCCGCCGGCCAACGCTCCAATCGCCGCCCCCACTGCCGTCGAGATCGCCAGCAAGGCGATCCCGCCCACCACCACCTCCGCCAGCGACATGATGACATCGAACAGCGCCTTCTTGGCATGTCGCCCGACTGCCTCACGCAGATAGCGCACCGACAGAGCGATTGCCCGGCCGAAATCGTCCCAGAGTTGCCCGATGCGAACGGCTGAGGAGGCAATACTCGTGGCGAAGTTGAGAGAGATGGACCCGGAGTTGACGACGCCCAGAAGGGACTGGGCGTAGCGACGACTCGGGATCCAGATCAACGTGCCATGATTGAAGTGGACCTCGCGCCATCCGGTCGTGCTCGCAGGCACCGGGATTCGATTCGCATAGGCGAGGACATTCACATAGAAGCGCAGGTCCTGGCCCCATTGATCAGCTACGTCGTCGTAATACGTCTCGGCGATGGCAATAGCCGTGCTGGGAGTGCCCGGTTCCACTCGGTGTAAACGCGCGCCCGGTTCAGGGAGGTGGGTCCAAAGGTATTCGGAGGCGATGAAGCCCATCTGGCCACCTGGGGTGGAGATGTAGGACCACCCATTGGCATAGAGCCTGATGACCTGGACGTGCGTGTTGAAGGGCAGCGTCTGGAGGATGTTCTGCTCGGCGGTGCTGCGTGTGGCGCGCAGCCATACCTCGGACGCGCCATCCCAGTTGATAATTCCCACGCGGCCTACCGCCTCGCCGTCGTTCGGTGTCGTTCACATGCTGGCAGTCTAATCGATGCGGTGTACCAGTCCTCACCCTGGTCATTCTCGTCTCTCACGACATCGGTGTCGTCGAGAAGTATGTGGACCGGCTCCAGGTGATGCACTCCGACAAGATCGTCGAAACCGGATCGACGGATGTGCTGAGCGGCCGCAGCCGCCATCCTTATTACTGGCGCTTCAGGAACAAGCAGGAGCTGCTCGACGAGATGGCCACCACGATGCTGCGCGAGCAGCTCGGGAAGACCAGGCCCGTGCAGCCCCAGCGCGGCTGGGAGGAGAACCTGGCGGAGATGGCCCGGGGCATGCGGCGGATGATGCTGGGCTACCGGGACGGGGCGAAGGTGTTCAGCGGCACGCGACTCACCGACGGCACCATCTACGAGTCCATGGACGCCTTGCTGCGCGGGCTGGTGGATGCCGGGTGCTCGCTGCGCGACGCGGTGTCCGGCTTCTCCACGGTCTACAACTACACGCTGGGCTTCACCCTCGAGGAGCAGGCGGTGCACCCCATGCCGGGCGAGCGCGACCCGGCCTACGACCTGGAGCAACGGGCCCAGCGCATCGACGGTGAGCGGCTACCTCTCGCACGCGCGGCGGGCGCGGAGCTGTTCACGAGATTCGATGACCGCTTCGAGCGGGGCCTGCGGCTCATCCTCCGGGGAATCGAGCAGTCCCAGTCCCACCACCGGTGAGCGGGGCCGCGAGAAATCACCCGGGAATATCCGGAGCCGGCCGCGTAACGCAGACGCGGGGCGCGCATCGCGCCCGCGCCTTCCGGAGCGCACACCAATGAAGATCACCCGCTCGCTGTCCCTCGCCGCCCTCGCCGTGACCCTCGCCAGCACGCCCGCGCTCGCCGATGGGGCCAACTGCACGCCCAACCAGGTGGCGGTGTTCGCCAACCGCATCCACGTGCGGTGCACCGCCTCCACCGCCGGGGGCATCTACTTCTTCGCCCTCTCCACGTCGGACTCCGCGTTCGCCAACCGCACGCTGTCGCTGTTCTCCACGGCGCTCGCGGGGGGGCGGCCCGTCTACATCGACTACAACCCGTCCTCCACCTCGGGGGTGTCGCTGGGTTGTCTGTCCTCGGACTGCCGGCTGATCAACTGGGCCGCGATCTACTGAGCGTCTCCCCTCTCCCCTCCACGAGGCTCCTCATGAGATTCCATCGCCTCTGGGCGAGCGCCGCCCTGTTGGGGGCCGCGCTCGCCGCGCCCGATGCCCGGGCATCCCTCTATTGGTACAACGGCGTGCGCGGCGCGACCCCGAGCGTGTGCTTCGTGGGAGACGCGCTCAGCTCCCAGCCCGCCCGGGTCCAGCAGGTGCTCGAGTACATCGGCGACTTCGAGCGCGCCGCGAACATCCGCTTCAACTACCTGGGCACGTGCCCGGCGCCCATCGTGCTGTCCAATGGGAATGACTGGTACGGCGGCGACATCCGGGTGGTGCTGCCCTCCACCAGCGTGCCCTTCACGGGAGCGGTGCCCGGCCAGGGCTGCCCCATGTTCCTGGATGCCAATGGCCAGTACACCGGCGAGAACAATGGCTGGGGGAGCTGGTCGAACGCCCCCGATGACCTCACCGCGAACCGGGGCTGCCGCTACAACCTCAAGCTCGGAAGTGACGCCGACGCCTCCGGTGTCCCGTGGCGCAACCACACCCTGCACGAGTTCGGTCACGCGCTCGGCCTCGCCCACGAGCACGTGCGCGATGACGTGAACACCGCCACGTGCACCGCGGCGGGTTACGGCGGCACCGCGAGCGCGGGGCACATCACCCTGTATGACCGCCAATCGGTCATGCACTACGCGTTCTCCACGTGCGGCATCGATGGCAACTACGGCCAGGATGGTCTGTCCG
Above is a window of Cystobacter fuscus DNA encoding:
- a CDS encoding TetR/AcrR family transcriptional regulator C-terminal domain-containing protein, whose translation is MDRLQVMHSDKIVETGSTDVLSGRSRHPYYWRFRNKQELLDEMATTMLREQLGKTRPVQPQRGWEENLAEMARGMRRMMLGYRDGAKVFSGTRLTDGTIYESMDALLRGLVDAGCSLRDAVSGFSTVYNYTLGFTLEEQAVHPMPGERDPAYDLEQRAQRIDGERLPLARAAGAELFTRFDDRFERGLRLILRGIEQSQSHHR
- a CDS encoding DUF6861 domain-containing protein, which encodes MGIINWDGASEVWLRATRSTAEQNILQTLPFNTHVQVIRLYANGWSYISTPGGQMGFIASEYLWTHLPEPGARLHRVEPGTPSTAIAIAETYYDDVADQWGQDLRFYVNVLAYANRIPVPASTTGWREVHFNHGTLIWIPSRRYAQSLLGVVNSGSISLNFATSIASSAVRIGQLWDDFGRAIALSVRYLREAVGRHAKKALFDVIMSLAEVVVGGIALLAISTAVGAAIGALAGGVGVAPGAAAGFEIGLIILEWLGLAMLLQWAAESLWNVSAAFVKFIGIVWNARGNAAALEHAAREFAEAVALLLSALIEGLFMLAASRGVIWMVRTLRGTATGRAIGEARMAEWFNERLDAFREKRGGRPRDVLGRFYRGVELVEQTSKGKEKPNGEFDGVDMNSKLFIEYKATRELHRENPRTGQVQQTPAEWAEKQIRAKTEKRIQSLLHDAVRTRSTVNGSAQVPALAEIRGFRRIQFRIDGDTPALRTAVAQALNTLRANHLGWMFEIRFGVNLLLPPLPDWATAGH